One genomic segment of Mesoterricola silvestris includes these proteins:
- a CDS encoding HD domain-containing phosphohydrolase, with protein sequence MPARVLFVDDNPLHLRAMERTFRGLYEVTVASSGHEALDLVLDSPPFAVVVCDMRMPGMDGVELLQEIQTLSPDSIRIMLTGQEDQLTAVEALNGGNVFRFLTKPCDTMAVAAVLEAGVRQHDLLCSSRVLLEETLAGSVQVLVDLLSVFDPKAFGLAQETRAYALRIAGKLGIPSPWDLGLAALLAPVGRMALPLPIQSKLNWSEPLTPSEQAIHGRVPESAARIVGNIPRLQPVARIIRYAAKNFDGAGYPEDGVRGEEIPLESRILRVLTDFLEGLRLRGSKRVVLEKLKLERGLYDPRVLGALEELLEAPAAAEGLQRGRRAVTVRALEPGMCLLEDLCTPEGALVLAAGTRLAQIHLERLRSVASLGRRVEPVMVEG encoded by the coding sequence ATGCCGGCCAGGGTCCTGTTCGTGGACGACAACCCCCTCCACCTGAGAGCCATGGAACGGACGTTCCGGGGCCTGTACGAGGTGACCGTGGCGTCCTCGGGCCACGAGGCGCTGGACCTCGTCCTGGATTCGCCTCCCTTCGCGGTCGTCGTCTGCGACATGCGCATGCCCGGAATGGACGGCGTGGAGCTGCTCCAGGAGATCCAGACCCTGTCCCCGGATTCCATCCGGATCATGCTCACGGGCCAGGAGGACCAGCTCACCGCGGTGGAGGCCCTGAACGGAGGGAACGTCTTCCGCTTCCTCACCAAGCCCTGCGACACGATGGCGGTGGCGGCGGTGCTGGAGGCGGGGGTGCGCCAGCACGACCTGCTCTGCTCCAGTCGGGTCCTCCTGGAGGAGACCCTCGCCGGCAGCGTGCAGGTGCTGGTGGACCTGCTTTCGGTGTTCGATCCCAAGGCCTTCGGCCTGGCCCAGGAGACGCGCGCCTACGCCCTGCGGATCGCCGGGAAGCTGGGCATCCCGTCCCCCTGGGACCTGGGCCTGGCGGCCCTGCTGGCCCCGGTGGGGCGCATGGCGCTGCCCCTGCCCATCCAGTCCAAGCTGAACTGGTCCGAGCCCCTCACCCCGTCGGAGCAGGCCATCCACGGCCGGGTCCCCGAAAGCGCCGCCCGCATCGTGGGGAACATCCCCCGCCTCCAGCCCGTGGCCCGGATCATCCGGTACGCCGCCAAGAACTTCGACGGCGCCGGGTATCCCGAGGACGGGGTCCGCGGGGAGGAGATCCCCCTGGAATCGCGGATCCTGAGGGTTCTGACGGATTTCCTGGAGGGGCTGCGGCTGCGCGGATCGAAGCGGGTGGTGCTGGAGAAGCTCAAGCTGGAAAGGGGCCTCTACGATCCCCGGGTGCTGGGGGCGCTGGAGGAGCTCCTGGAAGCCCCCGCCGCGGCGGAGGGCCTCCAGCGTGGCCGGAGGGCCGTGACCGTGCGGGCCCTGGAACCCGGCATGTGCCTGCTGGAGGACCTGTGCACGCCGGAGGGCGCCCTGGTCCTGGCCGCGGGGACCCGGCTGGCGCAGATCCACCTGGAGAGGCTGCGCAGCGTGGCGTCCCTGGGGAGGCGGGTGGAGCCGGTGATGGTGGAAGGCTAG
- a CDS encoding response regulator transcription factor — protein MRILIVDDEPILLLALQRSFRLEQPEWEVMLSRSGLEALEQLRLQPFDVLVTDIRMPGMDGMALLAEVRADPLLTDTTVIFMTGLDDRESMRAGMIAGADDYLTKPFTPSELLAAIGGRLRRKEMVPLLSHEARLSREQLAGLLTERETEVLIHIGRGLVTKEIAGALGISPRTVDVHRTNLMRKLDLHNATALARLAIKAHLV, from the coding sequence ATGCGAATCCTGATCGTCGACGATGAGCCCATCCTGCTCCTGGCCCTCCAGCGCTCCTTCAGGCTGGAGCAGCCGGAGTGGGAGGTCATGCTTTCCCGCTCGGGCCTGGAGGCCCTGGAGCAGTTGCGGCTCCAGCCCTTCGACGTGCTGGTGACGGATATCCGCATGCCGGGAATGGACGGCATGGCCCTCCTGGCCGAGGTGCGGGCCGATCCTCTCCTCACGGACACCACGGTGATCTTCATGACCGGCCTGGATGACCGGGAGAGCATGAGGGCGGGAATGATCGCCGGGGCCGACGACTACCTCACCAAGCCCTTCACCCCCTCGGAGCTCCTCGCCGCCATCGGCGGCCGGCTCCGGCGAAAGGAGATGGTCCCGCTTCTGTCCCACGAGGCCAGGCTCTCCCGGGAGCAGCTGGCGGGGCTCCTCACGGAACGCGAGACCGAGGTGCTCATCCACATCGGCCGCGGCCTGGTCACCAAGGAGATCGCCGGCGCCCTGGGGATCAGCCCCCGCACCGTGGACGTGCACCGCACCAACCTCATGCGCAAGCTGGACCTGCACAACGCCACGGCCCTGGCGCGCCTGGCCATCAAGGCCCACCTCGTGTAG
- the amaB gene encoding L-piperidine-6-carboxylate dehydrogenase: MQNAMEKVLGKLGIAEHNPGGFNGEWLGSGRKQAVVSPVDGATLAEVTNITQAEFDAVLARTHEAWKSWRLVPAPKRGEVVKELGDELRRHKEDLAELVTLEMGKTLREGLGEVQEMIDICDLAVGLSRQLYGLTMPSERRMHRLQEQWHPLGVVGVITAFNFPVAVWSWNTAIALVCGDTVLWKPSSKTPLTAIACTRIAERVLLKFGYDPAICSLAIGKGSDIGDLINTDPRVALVSYTGSVPGGRHVGKLVQERFGRHILELGGNGAVIVSEKGDMETALTSVYFGAIGTSGQRCTSTRRVIVHASIYDAFVGRLKEMYARTRIGDPRDGANLMGPLVDAGAIGTMLEAIETIKAQGGTILAGGEPLPLPGGCYITPCLAEVPAGLPMTREETFAPVLYLTRYETIEEAIAIQNDVPQGLSSAIITNDMRESELFLSAAGSDCGIANVNTGTSGAEIGGAFGGEKETGGGRESGSDAWKAYMRRQTTAINFSGKVELAQGITLEI; this comes from the coding sequence ATGCAGAACGCCATGGAAAAGGTCCTGGGAAAACTCGGCATCGCGGAGCACAACCCGGGCGGGTTCAACGGGGAATGGCTGGGCAGCGGCCGGAAGCAGGCGGTGGTCTCCCCCGTGGACGGCGCCACCCTGGCGGAGGTCACCAACATCACCCAGGCGGAATTCGACGCGGTGCTGGCCCGCACCCACGAGGCCTGGAAGTCCTGGCGCCTGGTGCCCGCCCCCAAGCGCGGCGAGGTGGTGAAGGAACTGGGCGACGAGCTGCGCCGCCACAAGGAGGACCTGGCCGAGCTGGTGACCCTGGAAATGGGCAAGACCCTGCGGGAGGGCCTGGGCGAGGTGCAGGAGATGATCGATATCTGCGACCTGGCGGTGGGCCTGTCCCGGCAGCTCTACGGCCTGACCATGCCCAGCGAGCGCCGCATGCACCGCCTGCAGGAGCAGTGGCATCCCCTGGGCGTGGTGGGCGTCATCACCGCCTTCAACTTCCCCGTGGCGGTGTGGAGCTGGAACACGGCCATCGCCCTGGTGTGCGGGGACACGGTGCTGTGGAAGCCTTCCAGCAAGACGCCCCTCACCGCCATCGCCTGCACCCGCATCGCCGAGCGCGTCCTGCTCAAGTTCGGATACGACCCCGCCATTTGCAGCCTCGCCATCGGCAAGGGCAGCGACATCGGCGACCTGATCAACACGGACCCCCGGGTGGCCCTGGTGTCCTACACGGGCTCGGTCCCCGGCGGACGCCACGTGGGCAAGCTGGTGCAGGAACGCTTCGGCCGGCACATCCTGGAGCTGGGCGGCAACGGCGCGGTGATCGTCAGCGAGAAGGGCGACATGGAAACGGCCCTCACCTCGGTGTACTTCGGCGCCATCGGCACCTCGGGCCAGCGCTGCACCTCCACCCGGCGCGTCATCGTCCACGCCTCCATCTACGACGCCTTCGTGGGCCGCCTCAAGGAGATGTACGCCCGGACCCGCATCGGCGACCCCCGGGACGGCGCGAACCTCATGGGCCCCCTGGTGGACGCCGGGGCCATCGGCACCATGCTGGAGGCCATCGAGACCATCAAGGCCCAGGGCGGCACCATCCTCGCCGGCGGGGAGCCCCTTCCCCTTCCCGGAGGGTGCTACATCACCCCCTGCCTGGCCGAAGTGCCCGCGGGCCTGCCCATGACCCGGGAGGAGACCTTCGCCCCGGTGCTGTACCTCACCCGGTACGAGACCATCGAGGAGGCCATCGCCATCCAGAACGACGTCCCCCAGGGCCTTTCCAGCGCCATCATCACCAACGACATGCGCGAATCCGAACTCTTCCTTTCCGCCGCCGGCAGCGACTGCGGCATCGCCAACGTGAACACCGGCACCAGCGGCGCCGAGATCGGCGGCGCCTTCGGGGGGGAGAAGGAGACCGGGGGCGGCCGCGAAAGCGGGTCCGACGCGTGGAAGGCCTACATGCGCAGGCAGACGACCGCCATCAATTTCAGCGGGAAGGTGGAACTGGCCCAGGGCATCACCCTGGAAATCTGA
- a CDS encoding LysR family transcriptional regulator, whose translation MANNLDLYQLRAFHALGTTGNFTRAARKLNLTQSAISHAVAKLEAGAGALLVDRRNREPRLTEEGRHLFRACEEVFATLEAAAEGLGLATAGGRLRLGATVEFGSSILMRHMGPFLAGHPDLDLDFTLAHDLLTPLLRDDLDIAIDCREHLLPDLQKVPWFIETYVVAASPAFLAAGGIASPRDLSARPVLSLDKPGAWWHRFLLALPEEGRPEFHRIIEVNHIRAMINAAVEGMGVLLAPTYSVLGELERGALQAVLPGIRPREDRFFIYQKKRRAALARHRLLTDYLRTLTPPEF comes from the coding sequence ATGGCAAACAACCTTGACCTGTATCAATTGAGGGCCTTCCACGCCCTGGGCACCACGGGCAATTTCACCCGGGCCGCCCGGAAGCTGAACCTCACCCAGTCCGCCATCAGCCACGCCGTGGCCAAGCTGGAGGCCGGCGCCGGCGCGCTCCTGGTGGACCGCCGGAACCGGGAGCCGCGCCTGACCGAGGAGGGGCGCCACCTCTTCCGGGCCTGCGAGGAGGTTTTCGCCACCCTGGAAGCCGCCGCGGAGGGCCTGGGCCTGGCGACGGCGGGGGGGCGGCTCCGCCTGGGCGCCACGGTGGAATTCGGCAGCAGCATCCTCATGCGCCACATGGGCCCCTTCCTGGCCGGGCACCCGGACCTGGACCTGGACTTCACCCTCGCCCACGACCTCCTCACGCCCCTCCTGCGGGACGACCTGGACATCGCCATCGATTGCCGGGAGCACCTCCTGCCCGATCTCCAGAAGGTGCCCTGGTTCATCGAGACCTACGTGGTGGCCGCCTCCCCGGCCTTCCTGGCCGCCGGGGGGATCGCCTCCCCCCGGGACCTCTCCGCCCGCCCGGTGCTCTCCCTGGACAAGCCCGGCGCCTGGTGGCACCGGTTCCTCCTGGCCCTGCCCGAGGAGGGGCGGCCCGAGTTCCACCGGATCATCGAGGTGAACCACATCCGCGCCATGATCAACGCCGCGGTGGAGGGGATGGGCGTGCTGCTCGCCCCCACGTACAGCGTCCTGGGTGAACTGGAGCGGGGCGCCCTCCAGGCGGTCCTGCCCGGCATCCGGCCTCGGGAGGACCGGTTCTTCATCTACCAGAAGAAGCGCCGCGCGGCCCTGGCCCGGCACCGCCTCCTCACGGACTACCTCCGGACGCTCACGCCGCCAGAATTCTAG
- a CDS encoding GAF domain-containing protein, whose protein sequence is MNKSRKNASAAKAGAKSRRPMHLDALRELVEPGIPDATELFEKGLKLLVSQLMVDRAVIVRITDLGYETLWWATLDGSDLDLSTFDPNKNFCPQVLEHAPRTLVIHDAKEDTELKGHPAYQDMAVRSYIGVPLRKGDKVIGVLSVQSSTPQKYTRADIIFVSMVANLLGSAMEIELLKQELHMTREALDLTMSVVEDSALEAQATRLPSRRYLDIWLKAYLFMARRRSEPMALVAWRTPLNRDTRKALREISDQARGEDLLVDMGRDTFLLLLPRTSLDGAEFLVQRVRAKFGPVAVGTALWDPADPADRDDFTIREALRRVMDGLNPAPGALA, encoded by the coding sequence ATGAACAAGTCGAGGAAGAACGCCTCCGCCGCCAAAGCAGGCGCCAAGTCCCGGCGCCCCATGCACCTGGATGCCCTCCGGGAGCTCGTGGAGCCCGGGATCCCCGATGCCACCGAACTCTTCGAGAAGGGCCTCAAGCTGCTGGTTTCCCAGCTCATGGTGGACCGCGCCGTCATCGTGCGCATCACCGACCTGGGCTACGAGACCCTCTGGTGGGCCACCCTCGACGGCTCCGACCTGGATCTCTCCACCTTCGACCCCAACAAGAACTTCTGCCCCCAGGTCCTGGAGCACGCGCCCCGCACGCTGGTGATCCACGACGCCAAGGAGGACACCGAACTCAAGGGGCACCCCGCCTACCAGGACATGGCCGTGCGCTCCTACATCGGGGTGCCCCTGCGCAAGGGCGACAAGGTCATCGGCGTGCTGAGCGTCCAGAGCTCCACCCCCCAGAAGTACACCCGCGCCGACATCATCTTCGTGAGCATGGTGGCCAACCTCCTGGGCAGCGCCATGGAGATCGAGCTGCTCAAGCAGGAGCTCCACATGACCCGGGAGGCCCTGGACCTCACCATGTCCGTGGTGGAGGACAGCGCCCTGGAGGCCCAGGCGACGCGCCTCCCCAGCCGCCGCTACCTGGACATCTGGCTCAAGGCCTACCTCTTCATGGCCCGCAGGCGCTCCGAGCCCATGGCCCTCGTGGCCTGGCGGACCCCGCTCAACCGGGACACCCGCAAGGCCCTGCGGGAAATCTCCGACCAGGCCCGGGGCGAGGACCTGCTGGTGGACATGGGCCGGGATACCTTCCTCCTCCTGCTGCCCCGCACCTCCCTGGACGGCGCCGAATTCCTGGTCCAGAGGGTGCGCGCCAAGTTCGGCCCCGTCGCCGTGGGCACCGCCCTCTGGGACCCCGCCGACCCCGCCGACCGCGACGACTTCACGATCCGCGAGGCCCTGCGAAGGGTGATGGACGGCCTGAACCCCGCGCCGGGGGCCCTGGCCTAG
- a CDS encoding aminotransferase class V-fold PLP-dependent enzyme, whose amino-acid sequence MTQTGTLSPFQAHTPAGGLMYLDNGATSFPKPPEVYEFMDTFYRTYGVNPGRSGFDLCIEAGTLLDSTRKLLTAFFGGTDPNRLVFGYNSTDALNLAIFGTISEGDHVITTHLEHNATLRPLWHLQEAGTQVDWVDFEDDGYVDPDKIIARMMKGTRAVVMNHGSNVIGTVQDAAAVGRACKERGILFILDVSQTAGMVPVKLDELGADIICFTGHKSLMGPMGIGGMYVREGVDIKHTRAGGTGVRSAQRNHLDEYPWRMEYGTPNLPGIAGLNAGVNWVNRHGLGAIHRHEMELWRQLRDGMKAIEGVTLYCQEDTGKERISVLSFNVDGMEAADTGTMLDVDYNIACRTGLHCTPMVHEHLGTDKLHGAARFGIGPFNTPEHIAAAVAAVGEIAEMQRKRKR is encoded by the coding sequence ATGACCCAGACCGGAACCCTCTCCCCCTTCCAGGCCCACACCCCCGCCGGGGGCCTGATGTACCTCGACAACGGGGCCACGTCCTTCCCCAAGCCGCCGGAAGTGTACGAGTTCATGGACACCTTCTACCGCACCTACGGCGTGAACCCGGGCCGGAGCGGCTTCGACCTCTGCATCGAGGCGGGCACCCTGCTGGATTCCACCCGCAAGCTGCTCACGGCCTTCTTCGGCGGCACCGACCCCAACCGGCTCGTCTTCGGCTACAACTCCACCGACGCCCTCAACCTGGCGATCTTCGGCACCATCAGCGAAGGGGACCACGTCATCACCACCCACCTGGAGCACAACGCCACCCTGCGCCCCCTCTGGCACCTGCAGGAGGCCGGCACCCAGGTGGACTGGGTGGACTTCGAGGACGACGGCTACGTGGATCCGGACAAGATCATCGCCCGGATGATGAAGGGCACCCGCGCGGTGGTGATGAACCACGGCAGCAACGTGATCGGCACCGTCCAGGACGCCGCGGCGGTGGGGCGCGCCTGCAAGGAGCGGGGCATCCTGTTCATCCTGGACGTGAGCCAGACCGCGGGCATGGTGCCCGTGAAGCTGGACGAGCTGGGCGCCGACATCATCTGCTTCACCGGCCACAAGAGCCTGATGGGCCCCATGGGCATCGGCGGGATGTACGTGCGCGAAGGCGTGGACATCAAGCACACCCGCGCCGGCGGCACCGGGGTGCGCAGCGCCCAGCGCAACCACCTGGACGAGTACCCCTGGCGCATGGAATACGGCACGCCCAACCTTCCTGGCATCGCGGGCCTCAACGCCGGCGTCAACTGGGTGAACCGCCACGGGCTGGGGGCCATCCACCGCCACGAGATGGAGCTCTGGCGCCAGCTGCGGGACGGCATGAAGGCCATCGAGGGCGTGACCCTCTACTGCCAGGAGGACACCGGCAAGGAGCGCATCAGCGTCCTCAGCTTCAACGTGGACGGTATGGAGGCCGCCGACACCGGCACCATGCTGGACGTGGACTACAACATCGCCTGCCGCACCGGCCTGCACTGCACCCCCATGGTCCACGAGCACCTGGGCACCGACAAGCTCCACGGGGCGGCCCGCTTCGGCATCGGGCCCTTCAACACCCCCGAGCACATCGCGGCCGCCGTGGCCGCCGTGGGCGAGATCGCGGAGATGCAGCGGAAGCGCAAGCGCTAA
- a CDS encoding (Fe-S)-binding protein, protein MPETIDIRKGLEVFRARLGEADAAHLSACVHCGLCAESCHYYRMDPHLENVPARKLDLVAQVFRRHFTAMGKLGLQGHALDEGMAKAWLDAVYGRCSLCGRCSLNCTVGINLPRAFKAARAALTAMGMVPADLQATVDNSLRHGNNMAITREDWLETVDWLQDELRAETGDPLAEMPMDRQGAKILFTVNPREPKFFPLSLQASAKVFWAAKEDWTLASDGWDLTNYGLFNCNDKEAGAITRNLVDAMARLGCETLVIGECGHGFASARWEGPEWLQGTFPFQVRSFLEVMDEYLEEGRIQVDPCRHTLPVTLHDPCNLVRHGGLAEPQRRILDRTTSFFQEMTPNRAENFCCGGGGGQLAMGAYKERRMRSGGMKAKQIKDSGAKVVVAPCHNCIDQLSEINKEYKLNVQIKTVAEMVADALVTEPPTGEP, encoded by the coding sequence ATGCCCGAAACCATCGATATCCGGAAGGGCCTCGAGGTGTTCCGCGCCCGGCTCGGCGAGGCGGACGCCGCCCACCTGAGCGCCTGCGTGCACTGCGGCCTCTGCGCCGAGAGTTGCCACTACTACCGCATGGATCCGCACCTGGAGAACGTCCCGGCCCGCAAGCTCGATCTGGTGGCCCAGGTGTTCCGGCGCCACTTCACGGCCATGGGCAAGCTGGGGCTCCAGGGCCATGCCCTGGACGAGGGCATGGCCAAGGCGTGGCTGGACGCGGTCTACGGCCGCTGTTCCCTCTGCGGGCGGTGCTCCCTGAACTGCACCGTGGGCATCAACCTGCCCCGGGCCTTCAAGGCGGCCCGGGCGGCCCTCACGGCCATGGGCATGGTGCCCGCGGACCTGCAGGCCACTGTGGACAATTCCCTGCGCCACGGCAACAACATGGCCATCACGCGGGAGGACTGGCTGGAGACCGTGGACTGGCTGCAGGACGAGCTCCGCGCCGAGACCGGCGATCCCCTGGCAGAAATGCCCATGGACCGCCAGGGCGCGAAGATCCTCTTCACCGTGAATCCAAGGGAGCCCAAGTTCTTCCCCCTCTCCCTGCAGGCCAGCGCGAAGGTGTTCTGGGCCGCCAAGGAGGACTGGACCCTGGCCTCGGACGGGTGGGACCTCACCAACTACGGCCTGTTCAACTGCAACGACAAGGAGGCCGGGGCGATCACCCGGAACCTGGTGGACGCCATGGCCCGCCTGGGCTGCGAGACGCTGGTCATCGGCGAATGCGGCCACGGCTTCGCCAGCGCCCGGTGGGAGGGGCCCGAGTGGCTCCAGGGGACCTTCCCCTTCCAGGTGCGCAGCTTCCTGGAGGTGATGGACGAGTACCTGGAGGAGGGGCGCATCCAGGTGGATCCCTGCCGGCACACCCTGCCCGTGACCCTTCACGACCCCTGCAATCTGGTGCGCCACGGCGGCCTCGCCGAGCCCCAGCGGCGCATCCTGGACAGGACCACGTCCTTCTTCCAGGAGATGACCCCGAACCGCGCGGAGAACTTCTGCTGCGGCGGCGGCGGGGGCCAGCTGGCCATGGGCGCCTACAAGGAGCGCCGCATGCGCTCCGGCGGCATGAAAGCCAAGCAGATCAAGGATTCCGGCGCGAAGGTCGTGGTGGCGCCCTGCCACAACTGCATCGACCAGCTTTCGGAAATCAACAAGGAATACAAGCTCAACGTCCAGATCAAGACGGTCGCCGAGATGGTGGCCGATGCCCTCGTGACCGAACCCCCCACAGGTGAACCATGA
- a CDS encoding TusE/DsrC/DsvC family sulfur relay protein yields MASVTCKGSEVELNEEGFLVDPGVWDEDLALALARQEEGLEALGDQHWAVIRFIRAHFLENEAAPMVRQVCKGSGVPLKQIYELFPSGPARGACKLAGLPKPDGCV; encoded by the coding sequence ATGGCCAGTGTGACGTGCAAGGGATCGGAAGTGGAGCTGAACGAGGAGGGCTTCCTGGTGGACCCCGGGGTCTGGGACGAGGATCTCGCCCTGGCCCTGGCCCGGCAGGAGGAGGGCCTCGAGGCGCTGGGCGACCAGCACTGGGCGGTGATCCGGTTCATCCGGGCCCACTTCCTGGAGAACGAGGCGGCGCCCATGGTGCGCCAGGTGTGCAAGGGTTCCGGGGTGCCCCTCAAGCAGATCTACGAGCTCTTCCCCAGCGGCCCGGCCCGGGGCGCCTGCAAACTCGCGGGCCTGCCCAAGCCCGACGGCTGCGTGTAG
- a CDS encoding aminotransferase-like domain-containing protein → MTMWVPQLPASDQPAYLAIADAIGDAIRLGHLRPGDQLPTHRLLADLLGVNVSTVSRAYREAARRRYLGGEVGRGTYVLGVASEAALFALHQKPLGGVIDLSANIPPVAASDPDLETALRRLDSGAVARLLHYPGAGDTLVHLDAVSRWVKRRSVEAGPEDLLVCAGAQHAMDTAISLFPDAEEIACESLVYPGLKAAARHWKRRLHALAMDGDGILPSAFEGACRAGIRLAVFSPTLHNPTTVTMGLDRRRTLMAIARKWDVLVIEEDVYGLLREDAPPALAALAPERVVYLTGLSKTVAPGLRLGYLAFPPGQRARMRDAEHHTSWYVSPLAMALATRWMEDGTAWRRLLAQRKELAARHRIAREHLGDLAWRGEPHCPHLWLTLPPGGSAAFTQAAAAAGVVVVPAGVFASGRQNPDGVRISLGAATDRAALADALSRLASLGGRP, encoded by the coding sequence ATGACAATGTGGGTACCTCAACTCCCCGCCTCGGACCAGCCCGCCTACCTCGCCATCGCCGACGCCATCGGGGACGCCATCCGCCTGGGTCACCTCCGCCCCGGGGACCAGCTCCCCACCCACCGGCTCCTGGCCGACCTCCTGGGCGTGAACGTGAGCACCGTGAGCCGCGCGTACCGCGAAGCCGCCCGCAGGCGCTACCTGGGGGGCGAGGTGGGCCGGGGCACCTACGTGCTGGGCGTGGCCTCGGAGGCCGCGCTGTTCGCCCTGCACCAGAAGCCCCTGGGCGGGGTCATCGACCTTTCCGCCAACATCCCCCCGGTGGCCGCCAGCGACCCCGACCTGGAGACGGCCCTGCGGCGCCTGGACTCCGGGGCCGTGGCCCGGCTCCTGCACTACCCGGGGGCCGGGGACACCCTGGTGCACCTGGACGCCGTCTCCCGCTGGGTGAAGCGGCGCTCGGTGGAGGCCGGACCCGAGGACCTGCTGGTGTGCGCCGGCGCCCAGCACGCCATGGACACCGCCATCTCCCTTTTCCCGGACGCGGAGGAGATCGCCTGCGAGAGCCTGGTCTACCCCGGGCTCAAGGCCGCGGCCCGCCACTGGAAGCGCCGCCTTCACGCCCTCGCCATGGACGGGGACGGCATCCTCCCCAGCGCCTTCGAGGGCGCGTGCCGGGCCGGGATCCGGCTCGCGGTGTTCTCCCCCACCCTCCACAATCCCACCACCGTCACCATGGGCCTGGACCGGCGCCGGACCCTCATGGCCATCGCCCGGAAGTGGGACGTCCTGGTCATCGAGGAGGACGTGTACGGCCTGCTCCGGGAGGACGCCCCCCCCGCCCTGGCGGCCCTGGCCCCCGAACGGGTGGTCTACCTCACGGGCCTTTCCAAGACCGTGGCCCCCGGGCTGCGCCTGGGCTACCTGGCCTTCCCTCCGGGGCAGCGGGCCCGCATGCGCGACGCCGAACACCACACCAGCTGGTACGTCTCGCCCCTGGCCATGGCCCTGGCCACCCGCTGGATGGAGGACGGCACCGCCTGGCGGCGCCTCCTGGCCCAGCGCAAGGAACTCGCCGCGCGCCACCGCATCGCCCGGGAACACCTGGGGGACCTGGCCTGGCGGGGGGAGCCCCACTGCCCCCACCTGTGGCTCACGCTCCCCCCGGGGGGCTCCGCCGCCTTCACCCAGGCCGCCGCCGCCGCCGGGGTCGTGGTGGTGCCCGCGGGGGTCTTCGCGTCGGGGCGCCAGAACCCCGACGGCGTGCGCATCTCCCTGGGGGCCGCCACGGACCGGGCCGCGCTGGCCGACGCCCTTTCCCGGCTGGCCTCCCTGGGGGGGCGGCCCTGA
- a CDS encoding DUF692 domain-containing protein: MDPAPFTGIGLGLRRPHMEAAARGEARGVPFWEACPENLIGEGGRHHRWAMAVLERDPVLTHGLALSVGGFDAWDGDYLRELGTFLTATGTPWHSEHLCFTRVDGHCLHDLFPLPFTREAARHAIARVRDLQARLPVPLILENITYYAPLGRGEMEEAQFIAEVLEGADAGWLLDINNVYVNALNFGFDPREWLASMPLHRVVQMHIAGHRRIGTLTVDTHGAPVIGPVAELMAWTLQRIGRRVPVLLERDSHIPELAELLAERGALQAVYDAALGPVHA; this comes from the coding sequence ATGGATCCGGCCCCCTTCACCGGCATCGGCCTGGGCCTGCGGCGGCCCCACATGGAAGCCGCGGCCCGGGGCGAGGCCCGGGGGGTTCCCTTCTGGGAGGCCTGCCCGGAGAACCTCATCGGGGAGGGGGGCCGCCACCACCGGTGGGCCATGGCCGTGCTGGAGCGGGACCCGGTCCTCACCCACGGCCTCGCCCTTTCCGTGGGGGGGTTCGATGCCTGGGACGGGGACTACCTGCGCGAACTGGGGACCTTCCTCACGGCCACCGGCACCCCCTGGCACTCCGAGCACCTGTGCTTCACCCGGGTGGACGGCCATTGCCTCCACGACCTGTTCCCCCTGCCCTTCACCCGGGAGGCGGCGCGGCACGCCATCGCCCGGGTGCGGGACCTGCAGGCGCGCCTCCCGGTGCCCCTGATCCTGGAGAACATCACCTACTACGCCCCCCTGGGCCGGGGGGAGATGGAGGAGGCCCAGTTCATCGCGGAAGTGCTGGAAGGCGCCGACGCGGGGTGGCTCCTGGACATCAACAACGTCTACGTGAACGCCCTGAACTTCGGGTTCGACCCCCGGGAATGGCTGGCCTCCATGCCCCTGCACCGGGTGGTCCAGATGCACATCGCCGGCCACCGGAGGATCGGGACCCTCACGGTGGACACCCACGGCGCCCCGGTCATCGGGCCCGTGGCCGAGCTCATGGCCTGGACCCTCCAGCGCATCGGCAGGCGGGTCCCCGTCCTCCTGGAGCGGGACAGCCACATCCCGGAGCTGGCGGAACTCCTGGCGGAGCGCGGGGCGCTCCAGGCCGTCTACGACGCGGCCCTGGGGCCGGTCCATGCCTGA